One genomic region from Spirosoma sp. KCTC 42546 encodes:
- the hisC gene encoding histidinol-phosphate transaminase: MQSFNLNNLLRPHILSLTPYSSARDEYTGKVGVFLDANENPIGSTTNTGDYNRYPDPHQWAIKQRLAPIKGVRPEQIFLGNGSDEPIDLLVRATCTPSQDNLLIMPPTYGMYEVSAAVNDVELVKVPLTPDFQVDTEAVLKAINSNTKLIWLCSPNNPSGNLLQADAIRTILEAARQSLVIVDEAYIDFADTPSWTTELDRYPNLVVLQTFSKAWGLAALRLGMCFASEELIQVLNKIKPPYNISAPTQSLALDALTHEAAKDEMVRQILTERQFLAEKLRSLPSVQVIYPSDANFLLVQFNDAKGIFEHLIEQQVIVRDRSKVKLCGGCLRISVGTRAENERLLSVLQAMDSSSVVDDLPLGTGEEAMKPEPVSNA; the protein is encoded by the coding sequence ATGCAATCATTTAATCTTAATAACCTCCTTCGCCCCCATATTCTTAGCCTGACACCCTATTCATCCGCTCGCGATGAGTATACGGGTAAAGTCGGTGTATTCCTGGATGCGAACGAAAATCCAATTGGTTCAACAACAAACACGGGCGATTATAATCGCTATCCCGACCCGCATCAGTGGGCTATCAAGCAGCGGCTGGCACCCATCAAAGGGGTTCGACCTGAGCAGATTTTCCTGGGCAATGGGTCCGATGAACCGATTGATTTACTCGTTCGTGCCACCTGTACGCCGAGCCAAGATAATCTATTAATCATGCCGCCAACCTATGGCATGTATGAAGTTTCGGCAGCGGTGAATGATGTGGAGCTGGTCAAAGTGCCACTGACGCCCGATTTTCAGGTGGATACGGAGGCCGTTTTAAAGGCAATCAACTCAAATACAAAACTGATCTGGTTGTGTTCGCCCAATAACCCGTCGGGGAATCTACTGCAGGCCGATGCTATTCGCACGATTCTCGAAGCGGCTCGACAGTCGTTAGTGATTGTGGATGAAGCCTATATCGATTTTGCCGACACGCCATCCTGGACCACTGAACTGGACCGCTACCCGAACCTGGTTGTCTTGCAAACCTTCTCCAAAGCCTGGGGCTTGGCGGCATTACGCCTGGGAATGTGCTTTGCCTCTGAGGAGTTAATCCAGGTGCTCAATAAGATCAAACCGCCATATAATATCTCGGCTCCAACCCAGTCGCTCGCTCTGGATGCCCTTACCCACGAAGCTGCAAAGGATGAGATGGTTCGTCAAATTTTGACGGAACGTCAGTTTTTGGCCGAGAAACTGCGTTCTTTGCCATCGGTACAGGTAATTTATCCATCCGATGCGAACTTTTTGCTGGTTCAATTCAATGATGCAAAGGGTATTTTTGAACACCTGATTGAGCAGCAGGTAATTGTTCGGGACCGCTCAAAGGTAAAACTATGTGGCGGTTGTCTGCGTATTTCGGTGGGCACACGGGCTGAAAATGAGCGACTATTATCGGTGCTTCAAGCTATGGACAGCTCATCGGTAGTCGATGATTTGCCGCTGGGTACTGGTGAGGAAGCTATGAAACCGGAGCCTGTTTCAAATGCCTGA
- a CDS encoding RES family NAD+ phosphorylase, producing the protein MELFRVTRQKYASDLSGNGAAVYGGRWNEAGRPVIYAASSRSLAILETLVHLRQPQPPTDYRVMVLYVPDHIPFINSQQLPENWKVDEAYTQQLGSQWLASNESLLLRVPSVIVRAEYNYLLNPAQELFTDVKLIAVESIEFDSRFFQKLS; encoded by the coding sequence ATGGAGTTATTTCGGGTTACGCGCCAGAAGTACGCCAGCGATCTGTCGGGGAATGGTGCGGCTGTGTATGGAGGGAGGTGGAACGAAGCAGGGAGGCCGGTGATCTATGCTGCCAGTAGTCGGTCATTAGCCATTTTAGAGACACTGGTTCACCTGCGACAACCACAACCCCCAACCGATTATCGGGTCATGGTGTTATATGTTCCTGATCATATTCCGTTTATCAACAGCCAGCAATTGCCCGAAAATTGGAAAGTTGACGAAGCCTATACTCAACAGCTTGGTAGTCAATGGCTGGCTTCAAATGAGTCACTTCTGTTGCGTGTGCCTTCGGTTATCGTTCGGGCAGAGTACAATTATCTGCTCAATCCCGCTCAGGAATTGTTCACAGACGTAAAACTAATTGCCGTGGAGTCCATTGAATTTGACTCGCGATTTTTTCAGAAATTAAGCTAA
- a CDS encoding antitoxin Xre/MbcA/ParS toxin-binding domain-containing protein, protein MTIIAIANRLGGHEILGRSIRSEADLMHLIEQGIPKATIRYLADSLGIEPKELVQYLPVTPRNLQRYQDKDLLSDSVSDHIVALAELFEHGEDALGKDYFRDWLHGSILALGNRRPVDFLKTHKGIGIVDREIGRIEHGIFA, encoded by the coding sequence ATGACAATCATAGCCATCGCCAATCGACTGGGCGGCCATGAAATACTTGGACGAAGTATTCGTAGTGAAGCTGACTTGATGCATCTGATTGAACAGGGTATCCCTAAAGCCACAATTCGCTATTTAGCTGATTCGCTGGGCATTGAGCCCAAAGAACTTGTACAATATCTGCCCGTTACCCCCCGTAACCTGCAACGATATCAGGATAAGGATCTACTTTCCGATAGTGTCTCAGACCATATTGTGGCTCTGGCCGAGTTGTTTGAACATGGCGAAGATGCATTGGGGAAAGACTATTTTCGAGACTGGCTCCATGGGTCGATTTTGGCGTTGGGCAATCGGCGGCCTGTTGATTTCCTCAAAACGCATAAAGGCATTGGTATCGTTGACCGGGAGATTGGTCGGATTGAACATGGAATTTTTGCCTGA
- a CDS encoding peptide deformylase, translating into MKHLADLLLLGDPRLYETCEPVLESELPLAAGWVADLHTVMEEIRAKYQFGRGIAAPQLGIMKRLIYLNVAKPQVIINPELVVVSDETSELWDDCMSFPNLLVRVRRHCQLTLTYRDEHWQHHTWEVADWGLSELIQHEYDHLNGVLCTMRAIDDQSFRWRPTPTA; encoded by the coding sequence ATGAAACACCTCGCCGACCTCCTGCTCTTAGGCGATCCCCGCCTGTACGAAACCTGCGAGCCTGTTCTGGAATCAGAGCTTCCGTTGGCGGCAGGCTGGGTGGCTGATTTGCATACGGTGATGGAGGAAATCAGAGCGAAGTACCAGTTTGGACGGGGTATTGCCGCTCCGCAACTTGGTATTATGAAAAGACTGATTTACCTTAATGTAGCCAAACCGCAGGTTATCATCAATCCTGAACTGGTAGTGGTCAGTGACGAAACCAGCGAACTTTGGGACGATTGCATGAGTTTCCCCAATCTATTGGTACGTGTCCGGCGACATTGCCAGTTGACACTCACGTATCGGGATGAACACTGGCAACACCACACCTGGGAGGTTGCCGATTGGGGCTTATCGGAATTAATTCAGCATGAATACGATCACCTCAACGGGGTTCTGTGTACTATGCGTGCCATTGACGATCAGTCGTTTCGGTGGCGACCAACACCAACTGCCTGA